The following coding sequences are from one Nicotiana tomentosiformis chromosome 3, ASM39032v3, whole genome shotgun sequence window:
- the LOC104108649 gene encoding glycylpeptide N-tetradecanoyltransferase 1-like — MADDTKATEGHNSSSNNTLCPANGNEVSIDSLARQVQESLSLAKRHKFWETQPVGQFKDLGDASLPEGPIEPPTPLSEVKQEPYNLPSPYEWTTCDMDLEEMCNEVYVLLTNNYVEDDENMFRFNYSKEFLRWALRPPGFYRSWHIGVRVKTSKKLVAFITGVPARIRARDTVVTMAEINFLCVHKKLRSKRLAPVMIKEVTRRVHMENIWQAAYTAGVVLPTPISTCQYWHRSLNPKKLIDVGFSRLGARMTMSRTIKLYKLPDQTVTPGFRKMEPHDVPAVTRLLRNYLKQFVVAPDFDENDVEHWLLPKEGVIDSYLVESPETHEITDFCSFYTLPSSILGNQNHSTLKAAYSYYNVSTKTPLIQLMNDALIVAKQKDFDVFNALDVMQNESFLKELKFGPGDGKLHYYLYNYRLKHVLRASELGLVLL; from the coding sequence ATGGCTGACGACACTAAGGCAACTGAGGGCCATAACTCCAGTTCTAATAATACTTTATGTCCAGCAAATGGCAATGAGGTATCCATTGATTCCTTGGCTCGACAGGTCCAAGAATCTCTCTCCCTCGCAAAGAGACATAAGTTTTGGGAGACTCAACCTGTGGGTCAGTTTAAGGATCTTGGGGATGCAAGCTTGCCTGAAGGCCCTATTGAACCTCCAACTCCCTTATCAGAAGTTAAGCAGGAGCCGTACAACCTTCCAAGTCCATATGAGTGGACCACCTGTGATATGGACTTGGAGGAGATGTGCAATGAGGTCTATGTTCTCCTAACAAACAACTACGTTGAGGATGATGAGAACATGTTTAGGTTCAATTACTCGAAAGAATTTCTTCGATGGGCACTTCGCCCTCCAGGTTTCTACAGGAGCTGGCACATTGGAGTCAGAGTGAAGACCTCAAAAAAGTTGGTTGCTTTTATTACAGGGGTACCTGCAAGAATACGCGCTCGAGATACTGTTGTGACCATGGCAGAAATCAATTTTCTGTGTGTTCATAAGAAGCTTAGATCAAAAAGACTTGCTCCTGTCATGATAAAGGAGGTCACAAGGAGGGTTCATATGGAGAATATTTGGCAAGCTGCTTATACGGCTGGGGTGGTACTTCCAACACCTATATCAACCTGTCAATATTGGCATAGATCTTTGAATCCAAAGAAGCTAATTGACGTCGGGTTTTCCAGGCTTGGTGCAAGGATGACAATGAGCCGTACAATAAAGCTGTACAAGTTACCTGATCAGACTGTCACACCTGGGTTCAGAAAGATGGAACCCCATGATGTTCCTGCAGTAACTAGATTGCTTAGGAATTACTTGAAGCAGTTTGTGGTTGCACCTGACTTTGATGAAAATGATGTGGAACACTGGCTTCTGCCAAAGGAGGGTGTGATTGACAGTTATCTGGTCGAAAGCCCCGAGACTCATGAAATCACCGACTTCTGCAGTTTTTACACTCTTCCTTCGTCAATTCTTGGTAACCAGAATCATTCCACTCTAAAGGCTGCTTACTCGTATTACAATGTCTCTACAAAGACTCCGTTGATTCAGTTGATGAATGATGCCCTTATTGTGGCAAAACAGAAGGATTTTGATGTTTTCAACGCCCTAGATGTTATGCAGAACGAAAGTTTTTTGAAGGAACTGAAGTTTGGCCCTGGTGATGGGAAACTCCACTATTATCTCTACAACTATCGACTAAAGCATGTTTTGAGAGCGTCAGAGCTTGGGCTTGTACTCTTGTAA
- the LOC138908660 gene encoding uncharacterized protein: protein MNEGRFLKLLNLNYGQYLGLGGKWVKLGFLFQLYGLECNFERNVGKLKSKEDKETWKVHRRDGPEGSNRRRNDQRAIERLKEELEHARMTISKQQAQLQAVVAQIRLNIEKDYQSTLRVMDKDLKHTKNEAARLEEEVESTIGLVRRVEANKNAKIHKLQEDLSIIEEDAHQQQLEYDQQRERFERERAYWIHSKGQFHAQLEEIKRHKRGHQHADFKAERRQWMIERAMLNRRIKEYEGRETQMENALNTTQIWL, encoded by the exons ATGAACGAGGGTAGGTTTCTGAAACTTTTGAACTTAAATTACGGACAATATCTTGGTCTAGGAGGCAAATGGGTTAAGTTGGGCTTTTTGTTTCAGTTAtatggcctagaatgcaattttgaaaggaatgtgggaaaattgaaatcaaaggaagataaggaaacatggaaggtacatagaag AGATGGGCCTGAAGGGTCCAATaggaggagaaatgatcaaagagctatagaaaggttaaaagaggaattggagcatgCCCGGATGACCATATCCAAACAACAAGCCCAACTACAAGCCGTAGTTGCTCAGATtcgtttaaatattgagaaagattatcaatctACCTTACGGgtcatggataaagatctaaaacatactaaaaatgaggcggcccgcttagaagaagaagtggaaagcactattggtttagttagaagagttgaggcaaataAAAATGCTAAAATACATAAGCTacaagaagacttgagtatcattgaagaggatgcgcaccaACAACAATTGGAGTATGATCAGCAGAGAGAGCGGTTTGAAAGAGAAAGGGCCTATTGGATACACTCAAAGGGTCAGTTTCatgcacaattggaagaaataaaaaggcataagagaggtcatcaacatgcagattttAAGGCAGAGCggcgtcagtggatgattgagagagctATGCTAAACCGTCGTATTAAAGAATACGAGGGACGCGAGACACAGATGGAGaacgccctcaacactacccaAATATGGTTGTAG
- the LOC104108650 gene encoding telomere repeat-binding factor 4 — MGNQKVKWTSEEEGALKAGVAKHGTGRWKNILRDPEFARFLTNRSNIDLKDKWRNMGFSTAAQGSKDKSGFSRARPKTISALAPSTVQTPLAITSAPENDAMDGSPESPQGSKNAPKYNDMIFEALSSMKCSNGCDLGAIVGFIEQRHEVPQNFRRLLSSKLRRLVLKGKLERVQNCYKIKDATLETKITIPKQKDVLPRPAPNSAVKVSCETMKEAAGIAAYKIADAEEKSFLAAEALNNAERVSKMAEDAESMLQLFKEIYEQCSRGQIVLLA, encoded by the exons ATGGGGAACCAGAAAGTGAAGTGGACGTCGGAGGAAGAAGGAGCCCTAAAAGCCGGTGTGGCAAAGCACGGCACCGGAAGGTGGAAGAACATCCTCAGGGATCCTGAATTCGCGCGCTTTTTGACTAATCGCTCCAACATCGACCTCAAg GATAAATGGCGAAATATGGGTTTTAGCACTGCTGCGCAAGGCTCTAAAGATAAATCTGGATTTTCTCGTGCAAGACCAAAGACAATAAGTGCACTTGCACCTTCTACTGTTCAAACTCCTTTGGCTATTACTTCAGCGCCCGAGAATGACGCCATGGATGGTTCTCCCGAAAGCCCACAAGGAAGCAAGAATGCTCCGAA GTATAATGATATGATTTTTGAAGCCTTATCATCCATGAAGTGTTCAAATGGATGTGATCTTGGTGCCATTGTGGGATTTATTGAG CAACGACATGAAGTACCACAAAATTTTAGAAGGTTATTAAGTTCCAAGCTGAGAAGACTTGTTTTGAAAGGAAAACTCGAAAGG GTCCAGAATTGCTATAAAATTAAGGATGCAACATTAGAAACCAAAATAACTATTCCAAAACAAAAGGATGTCTTGCCAAGGCCAGCCCCAAATTCAGCTGTAAAAGTGTCCTGTGAAACAATGAAAGAAGCTGCTGGGATTGCTGCTTACAAGATTGCTGATGCAGAAGAGAAGTCTTTTTTGGCAGCTGAAGCACTTAATAATGCAGAAAGGGTGTCAAAAATGGCTGAGGATGCTGAGTCAATGTTACAACTCTTCAAAGAGATCTATGAACAAT GTTCACGAGGTCAAATTGTTCTCTTGGCTTGA